DNA sequence from the Drosophila sechellia strain sech25 chromosome 3L, ASM438219v1, whole genome shotgun sequence genome:
GAAGAGGAAAACGAACCAAGTTTTCTGCTTTCACTTCCGCCGGAAATGTGacacattcacacacacacacacttatacACCAATATATAAAAGACACTGGCTAGAGGAAGACGCATGAGCTTGGCTTGATTTACAAGTAGCTTAGCACCATCGAGCTAAAAAAGTGtcaaaaattccaaaataatGATGCGCACAGTTTACACCAAATGGATGGATAAAGGACGTTATATGGAAGTGAGCGGAAACTGCAAAGGAAATAGGAAATTAAGTTTTTCGCACTCCCTCCCGGAAAAGTTTGAGAGCTTTCCCATGGCTCAGATTATGGTTGAGACTGAAAGTTGGCTGTGCTCCTAAACGGGAGGCAGTTATTTTCCCTATTTTGTCTGCCATTTCCGTTCATAAGCAATTTTTAATTGTGGCTTTCGTTGCCCGGGCAGCATGAAAAATGAGTGCAGGGTCGAGCAGCCGGTCGGAGTTCATGCGAATTAATAAACCTCAAAGTGTTGGTGTGGCATTAGACACGGGTCCGTTTACGGATCGGGTGTTCTGGGTTCTGGGTACGGGTCTTATGCCGGGTCAACACGGAAAAAAGGAGTGGCAAAGCTAAAAAGGTGTAAGGTTGCGGGAAGAAAATCAAAAGATGTGGACCAAGTTCATTAAAACTTcgaaaatcattttaaatacTTTGGTTTTCTGatcttattatatttttatatatttcacaGAATCATTGATACGAAGTATGATTTTCCCGCAGTGCAGTAGCATGCTGGCAAAAATTATTGATGCATATGCCGGGCTTTCCAGGACGTGCGTGCCATCCTGTCGTTCGGTGAGTCCAGGCGATCTGCACTGTCCTTTAGATGGATGGCCCAAAAATTGCATTGGATTTTGGCTGCGAAGCTGCATGACCAAGAAGTTTGCCGAATGTGTCCATGTGCCACCCCGCAAATCCCTCTCTGTTCGAGGGGCTTTGGCGAATAGCAAAAGTTTACCCAACTTTGCCGAAGGACCCGCAAGGAAACCCTCTGCCTGCCGGCCATATGCGGAGGATTTTGGCCTAAAGTGCATTAACGGACTAGCGTGTACTAGCACGaaggaaaagaaaacttgGACCGATAAACCATCTGTTACCTGCGCGGAAAGGCGATTAGAGAGTGCGGTAAATCGGCTCGCAGGTAAAACAGCGCCCCAAAGGATTGGCAGCGAAAAATCAGAAAACCCGCAGGACAGGCAAAAACGCCAGATAAACAAGACCAGGCATGCACATACGGAAGGATCCTTGGGAGGAGGTCCTTTAAAAACCACGGCAAACTCCGACCTGACACTCATTCGCCAGTAAGCAGTCAGCATGGAAGCATCAGTCGCCTACGCTTTATTTTTGCACCGCCAGGAGCTGCGGCGTCGCCAAATGCTCTACGTCCAGGTCTCCAAGACCAAGATCAAGTTGACCAAGGAGCTGATAGCCGACCAGAAGCAACGCCTAGCCAGCTGCTCGCCCGAGGATCTGCAGATCCTCAGCAGGGAGACCCAGTTCAAACGGCAGCTCCAGCAGAAGCTCAAGCACCGCAGCAAGCAGCTGAAAGCCATTGCCAAGCAGCAGGAGAGGAGGGGTTGAGTCGAAAAGGATATTTCGACTTGCCTCGGGGTTGCCACTTTAATTAGTTTTAGCTTAGCGCAAATGATGTGTGCTCTTCCGTAGTTAAGTTAGTTTTAGctcaaagaaataaaatttccTATGCAAATCAAGCAAAGTTGTCTTTGGAGATGCCCTCTCAAAATATGGGATATACAAGTTGGAAGATTTGGTTAGATTGGATTATTTGGGATTAAAACAAATTGAGGAACAAGAATTTAGAGTTTGTGGCAAGAAATActtaacaatttatttaattgtttatcaAAGACGCAAACATTTAacttcaattttatataactTTTTATTGAATTGTTGATTCAATCAGTATTTTATAACATATATTCCTttccatttttattgaaagtgCTAGCCATTTATCAACACTCCGATAGCAATAAGCTCCCGGTAGAGTTTCCTTAATTCAATCACTCACTATTTCGAGCAACCACTCAACCATTTATTTAAACTCTTGCAATATTTTACTAACCCCATTAAGGGTATTCATTGATCGATGCATTTTCCGTGAAACTTTTCGCACTTTTCCCGCCCTTCTGCCATTTCCGCCTCGCTTTTTACCGTTTTCACAGCAAACGCAAAGCGATTTAAATTGAGCTCGCGTACGTTGCACAccaagagcaacaacaacaacaacaataaaaatggcaacaaaaacaactagTACAACAACTAAGTAATAACAGCAGCCTGAGGAAATACCCTTTAACCCCACCCACCCCATCGAACACCACCCGCTAAATTACACGTTTTGTTCCCAACATCGACGCCCCCTTTCGCCTTATAGCtttgcataaatatatatgtatatatattcctaTATACGTTCCGTTGTGGGGCGGAAAAATGAAGGAGACGTTGGAAAAAAGAAAGCGCACAAGGCTGGGCGAAAAAAGGGGGAGGGCAAATGAAAGCAAAGTGaagtcaaattaaattaaatgacaGATGTCTGACATTTTGATAGTCGTGCGTGAGGCTCTATATTCCTTGGCATGTCTGTGTGGATGTGCAGTTACAACACATGCAAATCGCGCACTGAACAAAATCTTCTAGCTAATTTGAAACAAATCTTTCTATGCATTTATTTgagtttaaatgaaattttaaatgtagTGGTATATTTTGAATTACAGTTTTTTATAAATGATTTCAGCTATGTCCTATGTTTGTTTTGACCAAAAGCCAACCCCTAATTTTGCCAATTAAAGAACTCAATCAGTTGTTTTTTGCTGTGCTTACACGTGTGTGTATGTAAATGTCAAGTGTCGCAAGGCAAAATGCACATGCACTTACAGCGACAATGGCGGGGATCGATGGGCCTCGAGGGGGGTTAAGAGGGTAGTTTCAAGGGGGTTTTCCGGGGAATACTCCTCTGAagaaagtgtgtgtgtttgttggtGTTGCTAGCATGTCTTCCAAGTGTTGGCCGCGTAAGGGTAATGAATTAAAATAACTTGATTGCATGAAATTGAACGAATTGTTGCCCAAGGAACTCGAGacagaaaatggaaatgggaaatgaaaATCGTGTACAGGGCAAATGAAACTCGCGGAAATTGCACTCCttgtgcatatgtgtgtggAAAATATTTACTGAAATTTGTATATTAAGTGACGACAACAATGGCAACGACAGCAACAATGGCCTTTGTCATTGTTGTTCTAGTCTTTGATGCTGTTAGCGTCACGGTCGCACTCGCCAAGTGCGAAGTATATCGCTTGcatatgtgcatgtgtgtgtatgtgttgcACAATAGAAGTCAGGATGCATGAATGAGCGCTGCTAACTGCGTGGGAGGACTCTGAACGGTTCCAGGACCAAGGAAGGAACTCGCAAGACAAAGGACACGGAAAAGGAGGCGGAAGAGCGGAGGAAGGTCGAGAAACGAAGTGAATGCTGCAGGCATTTAGCCGTTCAGTTTCGCTTCACTAGACGTCCTCATGTGAGTAAACATCACAGTAGATATTCACAGTAGAAATCTTTATGCAGCATATTTCTTAAAAAATTGGCACTTTTAAAGTTATTTGTACGGAAAATGTAAGCAATTGAAGTAGGATTGAATTAGTCGCGttcttactaaaaataaaggaaaacagcAACTGTTCTCTATCGattaaatatagtttttggtATAACTACTGTTCAAAAA
Encoded proteins:
- the LOC6610815 gene encoding uncharacterized protein LOC6610815, with the translated sequence MEASVAYALFLHRQELRRRQMLYVQVSKTKIKLTKELIADQKQRLASCSPEDLQILSRETQFKRQLQQKLKHRSKQLKAIAKQQERRG